The Pseudomonas pergaminensis nucleotide sequence TGGCCCATGCTTGCGGCAACGAGTGCCAGATGAATCCGTGTGAACCTCATCACTGTCGTCCTGGTGTCGGGTGCTTATTGCACGCTGTAGTTGAAGGTGGCGGTGAAGCGCTGCTCATTGCGCCCCCCGAAGGCTTGCTCGGGGAACGGCTTGACCTGCTTGATACGGCGCAAGCTGTTGGTGGCGGCCCGGTTGAGCAACATGCTCGAGGCCTGGGTCTGCAAGCCGGAGTCGAGAACCCGACCCTGGCGGTCTACCAGCAACCAGATCACCACTTCGCCGGTCGGGCGTTCGAGGGAGGCCTGGCGGCCGGTGGGGTATTGCTTGTAGGTGTCCAACTCATTGCGCAAACCCTTGAGGTAACCGCCTTCCAACGCTTGGCCGTCGACTTTGGGGGGGGCCGGCGGCGCCGGCGTTGGCGCAGCCTGGGGAACGGGCGCGGGTGCCGGTTTGGCGGCGACCGGTGGTGGTGTCGGGGCGGGCGTTGGCTTGGCAGCCACTGGCTTGGGCACAGGTTTTGGCTTGGGCTCAGGCTTGGGTTTCGGCAAGGGTTTAGGTGGCGGCGGTGGCGGGGCCGGCTCGGACTCTTCATCCTCGATCACCGGCGGTGGCGGCTCTTGTTCCACCACCGGCTCCGGGATCACTTGCGGCTCTGGCTCGACCAGCGCCAACTCGACCGCCGACTCGTCATACACCGGCTCGACCTTCAACGTCTGGGACTGGATACCCAGTGCAATCAGCACCAGGGCGATCAGGGCCGGCACACTGCCGAGCAGCTGACGCGCACGAAACAGGACGTACATGATCAGGACTTACGCGTGGCGATGGACACGGAGGTAAAGCCACCCAGGCGCAGGGTGTCCATCACCTCGACCAGGCGCGAAACCTCTACGCCTTTGTCGCTGTTAACGATGATGGTCGACTTGGTGTCGGGCTTCTCGGCAGCCTTCAACGCCGGTACCAGCGCATCGACTGTCAGGTCCTTGCCATCCAACTGCAGTTGGCCTTCGAGACCCAAGGTGAGGATGAATTTGTTCTGTGGCTTGAGCTGCTGCGAACTGCTGGCACTCGGCAGTTGGGTCTTCATGCCGAGGGCCGGAATCACGTTCAGGCTCACGAGTACGAAAAACACCAGGAGGAACATCATCACGTCGATCATCGGGATCAGTTCGATGTGCGCCTTGCGTTTTTTCGGTTCGTCCCAGGTTCTCATTCCGTTACCCCGTTATTGAATTAGGGGCGACACGCTAACAACCAAAAATGACCGATTGGTTAACTTTAATTGACGTTTTAAGGGCTCTA carries:
- a CDS encoding energy transducer TonB family protein, producing MYVLFRARQLLGSVPALIALVLIALGIQSQTLKVEPVYDESAVELALVEPEPQVIPEPVVEQEPPPPVIEDEESEPAPPPPPPKPLPKPKPEPKPKPVPKPVAAKPTPAPTPPPVAAKPAPAPVPQAAPTPAPPAPPKVDGQALEGGYLKGLRNELDTYKQYPTGRQASLERPTGEVVIWLLVDRQGRVLDSGLQTQASSMLLNRAATNSLRRIKQVKPFPEQAFGGRNEQRFTATFNYSVQ
- a CDS encoding ExbD/TolR family protein; the protein is MRTWDEPKKRKAHIELIPMIDVMMFLLVFFVLVSLNVIPALGMKTQLPSASSSQQLKPQNKFILTLGLEGQLQLDGKDLTVDALVPALKAAEKPDTKSTIIVNSDKGVEVSRLVEVMDTLRLGGFTSVSIATRKS